From a single Vibrio tubiashii genomic region:
- a CDS encoding sigma-54-dependent transcriptional regulator — MYDVIFIDDESDIRLAIEQSFELEEIPARFFASAEEALLAIKQDGLPKVVITDICLPGLSGENILSSILHQDPDIPVILITGHGDISMAVNALRNGAYDFIEKPFPIDRLIDTTRRALEKRDLTIENQELKRSLKASQTLGPRIIGDTPSIQALRDTIVHISDTNADILLFGETGTGKELFARSIHEQSPRRDNNFVAINCGAVPENLIESELYGHEKGAFTGADVKRVGKFEHAQGGTLFLDEIESMPLQAQIRLLRVLQERVIERVGSNELIPIDIRVIAATKVDLKQAAEQGTFREDLYYRLNVVTLDLPPLRQRKEDIPTLFHHFLLVAASRYGKSAPAIESQQIHQLMSHDWPGNVRELRNAAERFVLLGRLSQFGSDGAENSNRELGLAQQVAEFEKSLIEQALNQNEGSIKKTMDHLQLARKTLYDKMQKYGLDKSNYKGE; from the coding sequence ATGTACGATGTAATCTTCATTGATGACGAAAGTGATATTCGCCTTGCGATAGAGCAGAGTTTTGAACTAGAAGAAATTCCAGCGCGCTTTTTTGCAAGTGCCGAAGAAGCGCTGCTCGCGATTAAACAAGATGGTTTACCAAAAGTGGTGATCACGGATATCTGTTTACCCGGACTTTCCGGCGAAAATATTCTGTCTAGTATTTTGCACCAAGACCCTGATATTCCAGTGATCCTCATCACCGGGCATGGCGATATTTCTATGGCAGTAAACGCCCTAAGAAACGGAGCCTATGACTTTATCGAAAAACCGTTTCCAATCGATCGCCTGATTGACACAACGCGCCGAGCATTGGAAAAGCGAGACTTAACGATTGAGAACCAAGAGCTCAAACGTAGTCTGAAAGCGAGTCAAACACTTGGCCCTAGAATTATTGGTGATACGCCCTCTATTCAAGCGCTGCGCGATACCATAGTTCATATCTCTGACACCAATGCTGACATCCTGCTATTCGGAGAAACGGGAACCGGTAAAGAACTCTTCGCTCGTTCTATTCATGAGCAAAGCCCACGTAGAGATAACAACTTCGTCGCCATCAACTGTGGTGCGGTGCCTGAAAATCTAATTGAGAGCGAACTCTACGGTCACGAAAAAGGCGCCTTTACAGGGGCCGATGTTAAACGCGTAGGTAAATTTGAGCATGCTCAAGGTGGAACACTGTTCTTAGACGAAATCGAGTCTATGCCTCTGCAAGCGCAAATTCGTTTGTTACGCGTATTACAAGAGCGCGTTATAGAGCGAGTTGGCTCCAATGAGCTTATCCCGATTGATATTCGCGTCATCGCCGCCACCAAAGTCGATTTAAAACAAGCTGCCGAACAAGGGACATTTCGTGAAGATCTCTACTATCGACTCAATGTTGTCACTCTAGATTTACCTCCCTTGCGACAACGTAAAGAGGATATCCCTACTCTATTTCACCACTTCTTACTGGTTGCTGCTTCGCGTTATGGTAAGTCAGCGCCAGCAATTGAATCACAGCAAATTCATCAACTCATGAGCCATGACTGGCCGGGAAATGTCCGTGAACTAAGGAACGCAGCTGAACGATTTGTCCTACTTGGCAGGCTATCTCAGTTTGGTTCTGATGGCGCTGAGAATAGCAACCGTGAGTTAGGCTTAGCCCAACAAGTTGCCGAATTTGAGAAAAGCTTGATTGAACAAGCGCTCAACCAGAATGAGGGCAGCATTAAGAAGACGATGGATCATTTGCAACTTGCTCGGAAAACCCTGTACGACAAAATGCAAAAATATGGCTTAGATAAGAGTAACTATAAAGGTGAATAA
- a CDS encoding TRAP transporter large permease, with amino-acid sequence MEILFLFVMVIGFMLVGVPIAISLGLSSIVFLMMHSDASLASVAQTLFNAFAGHYTLLAIPFFILASSFMSTGGVAKRIIRFAIAMVGWFRGGLAMASVVACMMFAALSGSSPATVVAIGSIVIAGMIKNGYSKDFAAGVICNAGTLGILIPPSIVMVVYAAATDVSVGRMFLGGVIPGLLAGVMLMIAIYIAARVKNLPKQPFVGWGEMFAAAKDASWGLLLVVIILGGIYGGIFTPTEAAAVAAVYSFLIANFIYKDMGPFADKKNTKPALVKIFQSFVHKDTKHTLYEAGKLTIMLLFIIANALILKHVLTEERIPQMITESMLSAGLGPITFLIVVNVLLLIGGQFMEPSGLLIIVAPLVFPIAIALGIDPIHLGIMMVVNMEIGMITPPVGLNLFVTAGVAKMSMMQVVKAALPWVAVMFLFLIIVTYVPWVSTWLPTTLMGPEIITK; translated from the coding sequence ATGGAAATCTTATTCTTATTCGTCATGGTGATTGGTTTTATGCTTGTTGGCGTGCCAATCGCAATTTCACTGGGTTTATCAAGTATTGTCTTTTTAATGATGCATTCAGATGCGTCGTTAGCTTCCGTGGCACAAACCCTATTTAATGCTTTTGCTGGGCATTACACCTTACTGGCAATCCCATTCTTCATTCTCGCTTCAAGCTTTATGTCTACTGGCGGGGTAGCAAAACGTATTATTCGTTTCGCTATCGCGATGGTGGGCTGGTTCCGCGGTGGCCTAGCCATGGCTTCGGTTGTGGCGTGTATGATGTTCGCCGCGCTGTCTGGTTCATCACCTGCAACGGTAGTAGCAATTGGTAGTATCGTTATCGCTGGTATGATCAAAAACGGCTACTCAAAGGATTTTGCGGCTGGGGTTATCTGTAACGCTGGTACATTGGGTATCTTGATCCCGCCTTCAATCGTAATGGTTGTCTACGCAGCGGCGACGGATGTGTCTGTAGGGCGTATGTTCCTTGGTGGTGTGATTCCTGGTCTTCTTGCAGGTGTGATGTTGATGATTGCCATTTACATTGCAGCGCGAGTGAAGAATCTACCTAAGCAGCCATTCGTTGGTTGGGGAGAGATGTTTGCCGCAGCAAAAGATGCGAGCTGGGGTCTATTGCTGGTGGTTATCATCCTCGGTGGTATCTATGGCGGTATCTTTACCCCAACGGAAGCGGCAGCAGTCGCAGCAGTGTACTCTTTCCTTATCGCCAACTTTATCTACAAAGATATGGGGCCGTTTGCCGATAAGAAAAACACTAAACCTGCATTAGTGAAAATCTTCCAATCGTTTGTCCATAAAGACACAAAGCATACCTTGTATGAAGCAGGTAAGCTGACCATCATGCTGCTGTTTATCATTGCTAACGCTCTGATTCTAAAGCATGTACTTACGGAAGAGCGCATTCCGCAAATGATCACCGAGTCTATGTTGTCGGCAGGTCTTGGCCCGATTACTTTCTTGATTGTGGTTAACGTTCTACTGTTGATTGGTGGTCAGTTCATGGAGCCATCGGGTCTGCTGATTATCGTTGCACCGTTAGTATTCCCGATCGCTATCGCGCTCGGTATCGACCCAATCCACTTAGGTATCATGATGGTGGTGAACATGGAGATAGGTATGATAACTCCACCGGTCGGACTCAACCTGTTTGTGACCGCTGGTGTAGCCAAGATGTCGATGATGCAAGTAGTGAAAGCAGCACTGCCTTGGGTCGCGGTGATGTTCCTCTTCCTCATTATCGTGACATACGTACCTTGGGTTTCGACCTGGCTGCCGACTACGCTGATGGGACCAGAGATAATAACCAAGTAA
- a CDS encoding TRAP transporter small permease: protein MEQSIFARIGKVTDAIEETLIAFFLGAMTLLTFANVVFRYVFNDNILWALELTVFMFAWMVLVGASYGVKKHFHIGVDVVINLAPEQLRKIYALIAAACCLAFSILLLIGSWNYWYPFATERAWYETDDIPMPEMLQFLADWLNEGERYEKMPRFIPYMALPIGMALLTFRFAQITLQIISGKLDRLIAGHEAEEELEALKEELKDAGEAMEPKNNNNQNKES from the coding sequence ATGGAACAGTCAATTTTTGCCAGAATTGGGAAGGTGACAGACGCAATTGAAGAGACATTGATTGCGTTCTTTTTGGGAGCAATGACCTTGCTCACGTTCGCCAACGTTGTATTTAGATATGTCTTTAACGACAACATTTTATGGGCACTGGAACTTACCGTGTTCATGTTTGCTTGGATGGTTCTTGTCGGCGCTTCGTACGGCGTTAAAAAGCATTTTCACATCGGTGTTGATGTGGTGATTAACCTTGCTCCGGAGCAACTTCGTAAAATCTATGCCTTGATTGCTGCGGCATGTTGTTTGGCTTTCTCTATTCTGCTGTTGATTGGTTCTTGGAACTACTGGTATCCGTTTGCAACCGAGCGTGCTTGGTACGAAACAGACGATATTCCAATGCCAGAAATGCTGCAATTCCTTGCTGATTGGCTTAATGAAGGCGAGCGCTACGAAAAAATGCCTCGTTTTATTCCTTATATGGCGCTGCCGATTGGTATGGCGCTACTCACGTTCCGTTTTGCTCAAATTACGCTGCAAATCATCTCAGGTAAATTGGACCGCTTAATTGCTGGTCATGAAGCGGAAGAAGAGTTAGAAGCGCTAAAAGAAGAGCTCAAGGATGCTGGTGAAGCGATGGAGCCGAAGAACAACAATAATCAGAACAAGGAAAGCTAA
- a CDS encoding TRAP transporter substrate-binding protein has translation MFKPLTLLSASILAVTSFNAAANCDPGETVIKFSHVTNTDKHPKGIAASLLEKRVNEEMNGKVCMQVFPNSTLYDDNKVLEALLNGDVQLAAPSLSKFEKFTKKYRIFDLPFLFEDVEAVDRFQNSQAGEKLKNAMRRRGLQGLAFWHNGMKQMSANKPLISPEDAKGLKFRVQASDVLVAQFEQLGANPQKMSFKEVYGGLQTKVIDGQENTWSNIYGKKFFEVQDGITETNHGILDYLVVTSKDFWKGLPDDQRKQLNKIIQEVTETRNSESSRVNLANKNNIIEAGGEVRTLTPEQRQQWVTALQPVWKKFEKDIGSDLIEAALASNK, from the coding sequence ATGTTTAAGCCATTGACCCTACTATCTGCATCGATTCTTGCTGTGACCAGTTTTAACGCTGCGGCGAACTGTGATCCGGGCGAGACAGTGATTAAGTTCAGTCACGTAACGAATACAGATAAACACCCGAAAGGTATCGCGGCTTCATTACTGGAAAAACGTGTTAATGAAGAGATGAACGGAAAAGTGTGTATGCAGGTTTTCCCTAACTCGACTCTTTATGATGATAACAAGGTTCTTGAAGCACTGCTTAACGGTGACGTGCAACTTGCTGCCCCTTCTCTATCAAAGTTTGAAAAGTTCACTAAAAAGTACCGTATTTTCGACCTGCCATTCCTATTTGAAGACGTAGAAGCGGTTGACCGTTTCCAAAACTCTCAGGCTGGTGAAAAGCTGAAAAACGCAATGCGCCGCCGTGGTCTACAAGGTCTAGCGTTTTGGCACAATGGTATGAAGCAGATGTCAGCGAACAAGCCGCTTATCTCTCCTGAAGATGCAAAAGGTCTTAAGTTCCGTGTTCAAGCCTCTGACGTACTAGTCGCTCAGTTTGAGCAACTAGGTGCTAACCCGCAGAAAATGTCGTTTAAAGAAGTGTATGGTGGACTTCAGACTAAAGTTATCGACGGTCAAGAGAACACTTGGTCAAACATCTACGGTAAGAAGTTCTTCGAGGTTCAAGACGGTATTACTGAAACGAACCACGGTATTCTCGATTACCTAGTCGTGACGTCTAAAGACTTCTGGAAAGGTCTACCGGATGACCAGCGTAAGCAGCTAAACAAGATCATCCAAGAAGTAACTGAAACGCGTAACTCTGAGTCTTCACGAGTTAACCTAGCGAACAAAAACAACATCATCGAAGCTGGTGGTGAAGTTCGTACGCTAACACCAGAGCAACGTCAGCAGTGGGTCACTGCGCTTCAACCAGTTTGGAAGAAGTTTGAAAAAGACATTGGCTCTGACCTCATTGAAGCGGCTCTAGCTTCAAACAAATAA
- a CDS encoding ABC transporter ATP-binding protein: MATLELKQIRKTYPKADQETLKGIDINIDSGEFLILVGPSGCGKSTLMNTIAGLENISSGEIVIDGNDVSEVEPKDRDIAMVFQSYALYPNMTVRGNIEFGLKIRKMPKQEIDAEVERVAAMLQIDHLLDRKPSQLSGGQRQRVAMGRALARRPKLYLFDEPLSNLDAKLRVEMRHQIKRLHQQLNTTIVYVTHDQIEAMTLADRIAVMKDGELQQLGTPQEIYNKPNNMFVAGFMGSPSMNFIKTMVDLDGEDKPVIKVKGSNGQEHHINLPASMREQDGKEVVIGLRPEHITDSENQESDATTQLDLTLEVLEPTGPDTIAMIKVNEQEVACRLSPEFDVTAGQVAPLHFDLSKAVFFDAATEQRIEFH, encoded by the coding sequence ATGGCAACACTAGAACTTAAACAAATCCGTAAAACCTATCCAAAGGCGGACCAAGAGACGCTGAAAGGTATCGACATCAATATCGACTCTGGTGAGTTCCTGATCTTAGTTGGGCCGTCTGGCTGCGGAAAATCGACTTTGATGAATACCATTGCAGGGCTAGAGAACATCAGCTCAGGTGAGATTGTGATTGATGGCAATGACGTGTCTGAGGTTGAGCCGAAAGATCGCGATATCGCCATGGTATTCCAGTCTTATGCGCTTTATCCCAATATGACGGTGCGTGGCAATATCGAGTTTGGCCTTAAGATACGTAAAATGCCGAAGCAGGAGATTGATGCAGAAGTCGAGCGTGTTGCGGCAATGCTGCAAATTGATCACCTGCTAGATAGAAAACCTTCGCAGCTATCCGGTGGTCAGCGTCAACGTGTGGCTATGGGGCGCGCTTTAGCTCGTCGACCTAAGCTCTACTTGTTTGATGAGCCATTATCCAACCTTGATGCGAAACTGCGTGTTGAAATGCGTCATCAAATCAAACGTCTACACCAGCAGCTCAACACCACCATTGTCTACGTGACTCACGATCAGATTGAAGCGATGACTCTGGCGGACAGAATCGCGGTAATGAAAGATGGTGAACTGCAACAGTTAGGCACACCGCAAGAAATCTACAATAAGCCAAACAACATGTTTGTGGCTGGCTTTATGGGTTCACCTTCGATGAACTTTATTAAGACTATGGTGGATCTCGATGGTGAAGATAAGCCAGTCATTAAGGTTAAAGGTAGTAATGGGCAAGAACACCATATTAATTTACCTGCTTCAATGCGAGAGCAAGATGGCAAAGAAGTGGTGATTGGTCTTCGCCCTGAGCATATTACTGATAGTGAAAACCAAGAATCTGATGCGACGACTCAGTTAGATTTAACCTTAGAGGTGCTTGAACCAACCGGGCCAGATACTATCGCGATGATTAAAGTGAACGAGCAGGAAGTAGCATGTCGTCTTTCTCCAGAGTTCGATGTCACAGCGGGTCAGGTTGCGCCTTTGCACTTTGATCTATCTAAGGCGGTATTCTTTGATGCGGCGACCGAGCAACGTATCGAATTTCACTAA
- a CDS encoding carbohydrate ABC transporter permease, translating into MMQGINFSRLFIYSTLAFFCVVYLMPLFVMVITSFKTLPDIKAGNLMSLPTEWVFDAWLKAWDSACTGVKCEGVKGYFWNSFQMVIPAVAISTLLGAFNGYVVTKWQFRGSNLFFSLLLFGCFIPFQVVLLPMATVLGKLGLANTTAGLVIVHVIYGMAFTTLFFRNFYISIPDELVKAAKLDGAGFFTIFFKILLPISTPIIMVTVIWQFTAIWNDFLFGVVYSGSETQPITVALNNLVNTSTGVKEYNVDMAAAIIAALPTLLVYVLAGKYFVRGLTAGSVKG; encoded by the coding sequence ATGATGCAAGGAATCAATTTCTCTCGACTGTTTATCTACTCAACGCTGGCATTTTTCTGTGTGGTTTACTTGATGCCGCTGTTTGTGATGGTGATTACCTCTTTTAAAACTTTGCCAGATATTAAAGCCGGTAACTTAATGAGCTTACCAACCGAGTGGGTGTTCGATGCTTGGCTTAAAGCTTGGGACAGCGCTTGTACCGGTGTGAAGTGTGAAGGGGTGAAAGGGTATTTTTGGAACTCGTTCCAAATGGTGATACCTGCAGTAGCCATCTCTACCTTGCTCGGCGCGTTCAATGGTTACGTTGTGACCAAATGGCAATTCCGTGGCTCGAACCTGTTCTTTAGTTTGCTACTTTTTGGCTGCTTCATTCCGTTCCAAGTTGTTCTTTTACCAATGGCAACGGTATTAGGTAAGCTTGGCTTGGCAAATACCACCGCTGGGCTGGTGATTGTTCACGTTATCTACGGTATGGCATTTACTACGCTCTTTTTCCGTAACTTCTACATCAGTATTCCGGATGAGTTAGTTAAAGCAGCCAAACTTGATGGTGCCGGCTTCTTTACCATCTTCTTCAAGATTCTACTGCCGATCTCAACGCCGATTATCATGGTGACCGTCATTTGGCAGTTCACCGCAATCTGGAATGACTTTTTATTTGGCGTCGTCTACTCAGGTTCAGAGACCCAGCCGATTACGGTGGCACTCAACAACTTGGTCAACACCAGTACTGGGGTGAAAGAGTACAACGTTGACATGGCAGCCGCGATTATTGCCGCACTGCCGACACTCTTAGTTTATGTATTAGCAGGGAAATACTTCGTTCGCGGCCTAACGGCTGGATCGGTAAAAGGATAA
- a CDS encoding carbohydrate ABC transporter permease, which translates to MEHVVNRYEKKSTTKASLADRLQHWLPKIVLAPTVLVTVVCIYGYIFWTAALSMTNSRFLPSFNFVGFAQYEKLMENDRWITSITNLGVFGLLFMLVAIGLGVGLAILLDQNIRQEGAIRTIYLYPMALSFIVTGTAWKWILNPGLGIEKLMQDWGFSDFKFDWLVNSDMAVYTLVIAAVWQSSGFVMAMFLAGLRGIDSSIIKAAQIDGASLPTIYWRIIMPCLRPVFFSAVIITSHIAIKSFDLVTAMTAGGPGYSSDLPALFMYAHSFTRGQIGLGAASAMMMLAGILAILVPYLYSELREKKS; encoded by the coding sequence ATGGAGCATGTTGTAAATCGGTATGAAAAGAAGTCGACAACTAAGGCCAGTTTGGCCGACCGACTTCAACATTGGCTACCGAAAATCGTTCTTGCCCCGACCGTTCTTGTAACTGTGGTTTGTATCTATGGTTATATTTTCTGGACAGCGGCACTTTCAATGACCAACTCCCGTTTTCTACCTAGTTTTAACTTTGTTGGCTTCGCCCAATACGAAAAACTGATGGAGAACGACCGTTGGATCACTTCTATTACCAACCTAGGTGTTTTTGGCCTGCTGTTCATGCTAGTGGCAATTGGACTCGGTGTCGGGCTAGCGATTCTTCTTGACCAAAATATCCGTCAGGAAGGGGCGATTCGTACTATCTATTTATACCCAATGGCCTTGTCGTTCATTGTTACAGGTACGGCGTGGAAATGGATTCTTAACCCAGGTCTTGGCATCGAAAAACTGATGCAAGATTGGGGTTTTAGTGACTTTAAATTTGATTGGCTGGTGAATTCCGATATGGCGGTCTATACCTTAGTGATTGCGGCTGTATGGCAATCTTCAGGTTTCGTCATGGCAATGTTCCTTGCAGGCCTACGTGGTATTGACTCTTCAATTATCAAAGCAGCGCAGATTGACGGTGCGAGCTTACCAACCATCTATTGGCGTATCATTATGCCGTGTCTAAGACCTGTGTTTTTTAGCGCCGTGATTATTACCTCCCACATTGCGATTAAGAGCTTTGACTTGGTCACCGCAATGACAGCTGGCGGGCCAGGGTACTCTTCCGACCTTCCTGCGCTGTTTATGTACGCGCACTCATTCACACGTGGTCAAATTGGTTTAGGTGCGGCCAGTGCGATGATGATGTTAGCGGGAATACTCGCGATTTTGGTGCCTTACCTCTATTCAGAACTTAGGGAGAAAAAGTCATGA